From a single Halococcus sediminicola genomic region:
- a CDS encoding helix-turn-helix domain-containing protein, translating to MCDTGSDSASLADLHPDLSQLFPQPNKTSQEVVRAIFGLKQGEIRAYFALTDQPHSSTDQLADELDQHRRYVARSLRGLHEVNLAEREHQTLENGGRGYVYEPAPVEEMKQYLDDQLTEWTTHLRAEIETLETEIEAELAADGGANENSCSQSGDE from the coding sequence ATGTGCGATACTGGAAGCGACTCGGCCTCGTTAGCAGACCTCCATCCCGACTTGAGCCAACTGTTTCCACAGCCCAACAAGACTTCACAAGAAGTCGTGCGAGCGATTTTCGGCCTCAAGCAGGGCGAGATACGCGCATATTTTGCCCTCACCGACCAGCCACATAGCTCGACAGATCAGCTTGCAGACGAACTCGATCAGCACCGACGCTATGTCGCCCGCTCACTCCGCGGACTCCACGAGGTCAACCTTGCTGAACGCGAGCACCAAACCCTCGAAAACGGTGGGCGGGGGTACGTGTATGAGCCTGCCCCCGTCGAGGAGATGAAGCAGTATCTCGACGATCAACTCACCGAATGGACCACTCATCTCCGGGCTGAAATCGAAACCCTCGAAACCGAAATCGAGGCTGAACTTGCTGCCGATGGTGGCGCAAATGAAAATAGCTGTTCTCAGAGTGGGGATGAGTGA
- a CDS encoding helix-hairpin-helix domain-containing protein: protein MSKAVQNSDEEETNRSPAQIIPQHVDTAMKINGYPVKKFFIGFLPAILCALAGVLTVLMSGPLLLAGVFVLVFAPIALVLGGWVVIKSNWHTPPRERLRNWRRYRRLRRSMPWNHSETVAHDLAGLAEIYDDGTARMTDGRVVGLADISGRATDRMTGFDANEIVNQLGGQIDETIKNFGFRFYTTTLHTSDADALTKPYHEAARSERLEGRVWTYVRAICRSLAQWRSTTDDPAWDAPERRHYIVVEATADDARSLPSPSIRARLSPFRSSEDVTERQRRRAAKRELLSRLSKVEGAISNVEGLSAERISPDEHAQILLDYWTGENHAPDDELERVFRREHTGPTVWPPARTQNTPNSDIPMPGDEREDATDMAQSEPGDADDDQEGETLRAPGNRTARERLFGLFDGVASSDEANGADSTGLSSDDETPAQRLLAPGIYDVTRDYVRVGDQLCRTYWISEWPDEPDSLYWKPIYTLFGAELDGGDLNPETDIPVDLDVSIHVEPEDRDAVMKELSKQWGSIGAEGVQRSEGGGDVTAIGVDADQDIYTQMYELLRTTNVQPWRVSAYVTVRAGQKQAIEQFEDTLRDYASLDAAKQDALRVRSEQITDLLEAAPTNCYPVMAGDLHHAAFEAGSPTGRNTFAQIGRRDLKTQWMLGDGVAALFPPCSDTIQEEEGIEWGRNEQDGQVIKANPFERGLAPHIITIGTSRSGKSYSAQKACQRWYSEDEDRTLIVLDTQGEFDGLTKALNGKHIVLGGRDAVNPFYTEAPPEHASHSGGQMSPFTMKADSIVQFIKALVRTQGYDPSIFHNTIEQLVRRTLIEAGADPRDPSSLAEADATMRDFIELSEKVMDEPSSLTLGTHDKELGKKADKIAELRDALGGFMEGQKYEYLLDEDATGLMDDDVDMAYLDLRQFRDSSSAEKSAMFRLMLDQVNQKVKRTSGETIFLIDEAHFLLHSEEMVNWLQKAAREWARYDACLWFCSQSPREFIAQTTGGAGENKRRTIYEQCSTVQFFRTRGLDTDDEADDILPKFGLNEKQVNHVKKGMHPGKEGDYSQSLIQFDDRPESWFPLHIEASPVEDAVCTYTPREDGDFAAYMEAQCGIEPPEESGYTPPATAVPVVPGPAEVDEESSPAATTAQTATADGGTLTGPVGNSTSESGINGRRASDTDAAHDLLTVDPSTLGERSGSNGHSRTSVERIEAPTYDDNDNANDNSAPANAGNDTLSETYEGSDWVDDAALYDAHAESEPEDDVMASTGATAAETPAPTPGAIETAETSDAGTREEPATETESKQDPDPDESEEENPAVEVEFSPEGASENGSDPSGHREEEGATVDESDWEGEVSRRGLLSRFRGSISSAFDHPAAGKAQPELTDIGIVDTEKATALREAGFETVTEVYTAEPTTLAAVEGIDETNAAYIQDVAEQALESSEASVPTTADETADAGEAHTEDSHGSETGESSEQSVEETQPSDASDGDESADATEPTSESTDGQPVLTDIQQVGGNRANILREAGYGSIRDVAAAGQSALTDVEGIGEARAETITESAISLLDESAESDEGPATADHD, encoded by the coding sequence ATGAGCAAAGCAGTTCAGAACTCAGACGAAGAAGAAACGAACCGGAGTCCGGCACAGATCATTCCACAGCACGTTGATACCGCGATGAAGATCAACGGGTATCCGGTGAAGAAGTTCTTTATCGGTTTCCTTCCGGCGATCCTCTGTGCGCTCGCAGGCGTTCTCACGGTGCTCATGAGTGGCCCGTTGCTGCTCGCGGGGGTGTTCGTGTTGGTGTTCGCGCCGATAGCGCTCGTTCTCGGCGGCTGGGTCGTCATCAAGTCGAACTGGCATACGCCACCGCGTGAGCGCTTGCGAAACTGGCGGCGCTACCGCCGACTCCGGCGGTCGATGCCGTGGAATCATTCCGAGACGGTCGCTCACGACCTTGCTGGCCTTGCAGAGATTTATGATGATGGGACGGCCCGGATGACCGACGGTCGTGTCGTTGGGCTTGCTGACATCAGTGGGCGGGCAACCGACCGAATGACCGGCTTTGACGCGAACGAGATCGTGAACCAACTCGGTGGGCAGATCGATGAGACGATCAAGAATTTCGGCTTTCGCTTCTACACGACTACGCTGCATACATCGGACGCGGACGCGCTCACGAAGCCGTATCACGAGGCTGCACGGAGTGAGCGCCTTGAGGGTCGTGTGTGGACGTACGTGCGCGCGATCTGTCGATCACTCGCGCAGTGGCGAAGCACCACTGACGATCCTGCATGGGACGCACCCGAGCGTCGGCATTACATCGTCGTCGAGGCGACAGCTGACGACGCCCGCTCATTACCTTCGCCGTCGATACGCGCTCGGCTGAGTCCGTTCCGTTCGTCAGAGGACGTGACCGAGCGCCAGCGCCGCCGCGCTGCTAAGCGTGAATTGCTCTCGCGGCTCTCGAAAGTCGAGGGGGCCATCAGTAATGTCGAGGGACTCTCGGCCGAGCGTATCTCGCCGGACGAGCACGCGCAGATACTCCTTGATTATTGGACTGGCGAGAATCACGCTCCCGACGACGAACTCGAACGCGTCTTCCGCCGTGAGCATACCGGACCGACTGTCTGGCCCCCTGCACGGACCCAGAACACGCCGAATAGTGACATTCCCATGCCGGGGGATGAGCGTGAGGACGCTACTGATATGGCTCAGAGCGAACCCGGCGATGCAGACGACGATCAAGAGGGCGAAACGCTGCGTGCTCCGGGCAATCGAACCGCCCGCGAGCGCTTGTTTGGACTGTTCGATGGGGTTGCCAGCAGCGACGAGGCGAACGGTGCCGACAGCACTGGTCTATCATCTGACGACGAGACGCCGGCTCAGCGGTTGCTCGCCCCCGGTATCTACGACGTGACCCGCGATTACGTGCGCGTCGGCGACCAACTCTGTCGCACCTACTGGATCAGTGAATGGCCGGACGAACCCGATTCACTTTACTGGAAACCCATCTACACGCTGTTCGGTGCGGAACTCGATGGGGGCGACCTCAATCCCGAGACAGACATTCCGGTCGATTTGGACGTGTCTATCCACGTCGAACCGGAGGACCGGGACGCCGTGATGAAGGAACTCTCGAAGCAGTGGGGGTCAATCGGTGCAGAAGGCGTCCAGCGTTCCGAGGGCGGGGGTGATGTGACCGCTATCGGCGTCGATGCTGATCAGGACATCTACACCCAGATGTACGAACTGCTGCGAACGACGAACGTCCAGCCGTGGCGCGTCAGCGCCTACGTGACTGTCCGTGCCGGACAGAAGCAGGCCATCGAGCAGTTCGAAGACACGCTCCGCGACTATGCCTCGCTGGATGCTGCGAAACAGGACGCACTTCGCGTGCGCTCTGAGCAGATTACCGACCTGCTCGAAGCCGCGCCGACGAACTGCTATCCCGTGATGGCCGGCGATCTCCACCATGCAGCGTTCGAGGCAGGGTCGCCGACCGGCCGCAACACCTTCGCACAGATCGGCCGCCGCGACCTCAAAACCCAGTGGATGCTCGGCGATGGCGTGGCAGCCCTGTTCCCACCATGCTCTGATACCATCCAAGAGGAGGAGGGCATCGAGTGGGGGCGCAATGAGCAGGACGGACAGGTTATCAAAGCCAATCCGTTCGAGCGCGGTCTCGCGCCGCACATCATCACTATCGGGACCTCTCGATCAGGGAAGTCCTACTCGGCACAGAAAGCGTGCCAGCGCTGGTATTCCGAGGACGAAGACCGGACGCTCATCGTCCTCGACACGCAGGGCGAGTTCGACGGCTTGACGAAGGCGTTGAATGGCAAGCACATCGTACTCGGTGGGCGGGATGCGGTCAACCCGTTCTATACGGAAGCGCCGCCGGAGCACGCCAGCCACTCGGGCGGGCAGATGAGTCCGTTTACGATGAAGGCCGACAGCATTGTGCAGTTCATCAAGGCACTCGTCCGTACACAAGGGTACGACCCGTCGATCTTCCACAACACGATTGAACAACTCGTGCGTCGGACGTTGATCGAGGCGGGAGCCGACCCGCGAGACCCGTCATCGCTTGCCGAAGCGGACGCGACCATGCGTGATTTCATCGAACTGTCCGAGAAAGTGATGGACGAGCCGAGTTCGCTTACACTCGGCACTCACGACAAAGAACTCGGCAAGAAAGCCGACAAGATCGCCGAATTACGTGACGCGCTCGGCGGGTTCATGGAGGGTCAGAAATACGAATATCTGCTCGATGAGGACGCGACCGGCCTCATGGATGACGACGTGGACATGGCGTACCTCGACCTTCGGCAATTCCGGGATTCGAGTTCGGCAGAGAAGTCGGCCATGTTCCGGCTCATGCTGGATCAGGTCAACCAGAAGGTCAAGCGCACGTCCGGTGAGACGATCTTCCTCATCGACGAGGCGCACTTCTTGCTCCACTCCGAAGAGATGGTGAACTGGTTGCAGAAAGCCGCCCGTGAGTGGGCACGCTACGATGCTTGCTTGTGGTTTTGCTCGCAATCGCCGCGCGAGTTCATCGCACAGACGACGGGCGGTGCTGGCGAGAACAAACGCCGGACGATCTATGAGCAGTGTTCGACGGTCCAGTTCTTCCGCACGCGAGGCCTCGATACTGACGACGAGGCAGACGACATCCTGCCGAAGTTCGGCTTGAACGAGAAGCAGGTGAACCACGTCAAGAAGGGGATGCACCCCGGCAAGGAAGGCGACTACTCACAATCACTCATCCAGTTTGACGACCGCCCTGAAAGCTGGTTCCCACTGCATATCGAAGCATCGCCGGTCGAGGATGCTGTCTGTACGTACACGCCACGCGAGGACGGCGACTTCGCGGCGTACATGGAGGCACAATGTGGTATCGAGCCGCCGGAGGAGAGCGGCTATACGCCGCCAGCAACTGCTGTTCCAGTTGTTCCCGGCCCAGCAGAGGTTGATGAGGAGTCATCACCAGCGGCTACAACCGCTCAGACGGCAACCGCGGACGGTGGGACGCTGACTGGCCCAGTCGGCAACAGTACGAGCGAGAGCGGTATCAACGGCCGGCGAGCCAGCGATACAGACGCGGCCCATGATTTGCTCACTGTGGACCCGAGCACTCTCGGCGAGCGCTCTGGGTCAAACGGACACAGTAGAACGAGCGTCGAGCGGATAGAAGCGCCAACGTATGACGACAACGACAACGCAAACGACAACAGTGCGCCCGCCAACGCCGGCAATGATACTCTCTCCGAAACCTACGAAGGATCGGATTGGGTGGATGATGCTGCTCTGTACGATGCACACGCTGAGTCTGAGCCAGAGGACGACGTCATGGCATCCACGGGAGCCACGGCGGCTGAAACTCCCGCTCCGACGCCCGGCGCTATCGAAACAGCGGAGACGAGTGACGCAGGTACACGAGAGGAACCAGCCACAGAAACGGAGAGCAAGCAGGACCCAGACCCGGATGAGTCCGAGGAAGAGAACCCGGCTGTAGAGGTTGAGTTCTCACCGGAGGGCGCATCTGAGAATGGCAGCGATCCAAGTGGGCACCGTGAAGAAGAGGGTGCGACTGTTGACGAATCGGACTGGGAAGGTGAGGTGAGTCGGCGAGGGCTACTGAGCCGGTTCAGAGGCAGCATCAGTTCTGCTTTCGATCATCCGGCCGCCGGGAAAGCCCAACCAGAGCTTACTGACATCGGTATCGTGGATACGGAGAAAGCCACCGCGTTGCGTGAAGCCGGCTTCGAGACGGTTACAGAGGTCTATACGGCCGAACCGACCACGCTCGCAGCGGTCGAGGGTATTGATGAGACGAATGCGGCCTACATACAGGACGTGGCCGAGCAAGCGCTGGAGTCTTCGGAAGCGTCTGTGCCCACGACCGCAGATGAGACTGCCGATGCTGGTGAGGCCCACACGGAGGACTCTCACGGTTCTGAAACCGGCGAGAGCAGTGAGCAGTCAGTCGAGGAAACACAGCCATCGGATGCTTCCGACGGCGATGAGAGCGCCGATGCAACCGAGCCAACGTCCGAGAGCACCGACGGTCAACCTGTGCTCACGGACATCCAGCAGGTCGGCGGCAACCGAGCCAATATACTCCGCGAAGCAGGCTATGGGTCAATCAGAGACGTGGCCGCAGCCGGTCAATCTGCCTTGACCGATGTCGAAGGTATCGGCGAGGCGCGGGCCGAGACGATCACCGAGAGCGCGATCAGCCTTCTTGACGAGTCGGCGGAATCCGACGAGGGACCTGCAACAGCCGATCATGACTGA